A genome region from Clostridium sp. JN-9 includes the following:
- the rpsB gene encoding 30S ribosomal protein S2, whose amino-acid sequence MSVISMKQLLEAGVHFGHQTRRWNPKMAPYIFTERNGIYIIDLQKTVKKVEEAYDFIKSISEEGKDVLFVGTKKQAQEAIKEESLRCGMYFVNNRWLGGMLTNFRTIKTRISRLEELQQMEENGTFEVLPKKEVMKLKNEEEKLQKNLGGIKEMNSTNLGALFVVDPRKEKNAISEAKILGIPVVAIVDTNCDPDEVDYVIPGNDDAIRAVKLITSKMADAIIEGRQGEQLSE is encoded by the coding sequence ATGTCAGTTATTTCAATGAAACAATTATTAGAAGCAGGTGTACACTTTGGACACCAAACAAGAAGATGGAATCCTAAAATGGCTCCATATATTTTCACAGAAAGAAATGGTATATATATCATAGACTTGCAGAAGACTGTTAAAAAAGTTGAAGAAGCTTATGACTTTATAAAAAGCATTTCTGAGGAAGGAAAAGATGTTTTATTTGTAGGAACTAAAAAACAAGCGCAGGAAGCTATTAAAGAAGAATCATTAAGATGTGGAATGTACTTTGTTAATAACAGATGGTTAGGCGGAATGTTAACTAACTTTAGAACAATTAAAACAAGAATTAGCAGATTAGAAGAATTACAGCAGATGGAAGAGAACGGAACTTTTGAAGTTCTTCCTAAAAAAGAAGTTATGAAGCTGAAGAATGAAGAAGAAAAACTTCAGAAAAATTTAGGTGGAATAAAAGAAATGAATTCAACTAATTTAGGAGCACTTTTCGTAGTTGATCCTAGAAAAGAAAAAAATGCTATTTCAGAAGCAAAAATTCTTGGAATTCCAGTTGTTGCAATTGTTGATACAAACTGTGATCCGGATGAAGTTGATTATGTAATACCTGGTAATGATGATGCAATTAGAGCAGTAAAATTAATTACATCTAAAATGGCTGATGCAATAATTGAAGGAAGACAAGGCGAACAGTTATCAGAATAA